A region of the Candidatus Hydrogenedentota bacterium genome:
CGGGACGGTCGGGTGGTTGCCGCCGTGGCGGAAGAGCGCCTTTCCCGTGTGAAACATCAGGGGGGCGTGCCCCGGCTGGCGGTGGAATGGTGCCTCGGAGAGGCGGGGCTGACCCTGGACGACGTCGATCATATCGGCTGCTACATGCGCCCCGGGCTGCGGGTTGGCCGTCGTTTGCCCTACCGGTTGAGCACGGCGTGGCGAAGCCCTTTCTACGCCGCCGCCTTTTCGGCCTATGAGCTCTGGCACAATGGGGGCTACATCCGGGGTATGCAGTCGCTCCGGGGAAAGAAAGCGCAACTTCACTTCATGGAGCATCACCCGGCCCACGCGGCCAGCGCCTTCCTGTGCAGTCCCTTCGAGGAGGCCGCGCTCCTTTCCATCGACTATGTGGGGGAGTGGGCCGCCACGTGGACCGGCATTGGCCGGGGCGCGGAGATCACCCGGTTGCGCCAGGCGAATTATCCCAACTCGCTGGGCGTATTTTACTCGGCGTTAACCGACTACCTCGGCTTCCTGCGCGCATCGGACGAGTACAAGGTGATGGGCCTGGCTTCCTATGGCGAGCCGGTGTACTACGAGACGCTGAAGAAGGTGCTCCGGCCCCAGGACGATGGCTGGTACCGCATTGACCACAGCTATACCGCCTGGCACTATTTGCCCGGCTCGCGCTGCGGCTATTTCAGCGATAAGTTTATCCGTGAATTCGGCCCGCCGCGCAAGAAGGGCGAGGCCATCACCGAGCACCACCAGAACCTCGCGGCCTCGGCCCAGCGCCTGCTGGAGGACATCGTCCTGCGCCTGGCGGAGAATCTCCGCCGCGAGACGGGTCTGACGAAGCTTTGCCTGGCGGGCGGCGTGGCGCTCAACTGCTCCATGAACGGCCGCCTGAAGCGGGAGTCGGGCTTCGAGGATATCTGGATTCAGCCGGCCTCGGGCGACGACGGCATCGCCATCGGCGCGGCGCTTCAGTTGCACCACCGATTCAATGGCCCGCAGCGCGGCTACACCATGACCCAGGCGAATCTGGGGCCCGATATTGACAACGACGCGATAGAGGCCCACCTCAAGCTGACCAAGACGCCCTACACGCGCTCGACGGATATTGCGGGCGATGCGGCGAGGCTGCTGGCGGCAGGAAAGATCGTGGGATGGTATCAGGGCCGCATGGAGTTTGGTCCCCGGGCGCTGGGCAGTCGGAGCATCCTGGCGGATCCGACGCGGGCGGACATGAAGGACCTGGTGAATACCTACGTGAAGTTTCGTGAGGAGTTCCGTCCCTTTGCGCCGAGCGTGCTGGCGGAGCGGGCGCCGGAGTACTTCGAGGGCTGCACCGATTCGCCCTTCATGCTTTTTGTCTATCCCGTGCGGCCGGAGAAACAGGCGGAGGTGCCCGCGATCACCCACATCGACGGCACCGCGCGGGTCCAGACGGTGACGGAAGCTTCGAACCCGCGCTACTACCAGCTCATCAAGGCCTTCGAGGCGGTCCGGGGCGTGCCCATGGTGCTCAACACGAGTTTTAACGTGATGGGGGAGCCCATCGTGCATACGCCGGCCGACGCTTTGCGATGTTTCTACGGCACCGGCATGGATGCCCTGGCCATGGGAGACTTTCTGGTGGTGAAATAGGCTGTAGGCTGTAGGCTACGGCTTCGCCCCATACGCCCCAAGCCCCATACGACCCATACGACCCATAAGACTCACCAGACTCCAGACTCCAGACTCCAGACTCCAGACTCCAGACTCCAGACTCCAGACTCCAAACTCCAAACTCCAAACCAAAACCCATCCCGGAACCCTTTCCCGAAAATGCGTATTCTCATTCCCACCGTTGACTATCCGCCCATAGAAGGCGGCATCAGCACCGTCGCCCTGGAGCTGGCCCGCGCCCTCCATCGACAGGGGCACGAGGTGACCGTGGTGGCCCCGCTTTTTCCCAACATGGAGGCCTTCGACGCGTCCGAGCCCTATACCGTGGTGCGCTTCGGAGGCTATGACGCTGGCTGGTTTCGGCTGGTGCCCTTCTTGTTGAAAAGCTGGCGCCACACACGCGGCGTAGACCGCATTATCGCCATCAATATTTCCTACGGCGGGGTGCTGGGGCGAATAGCGAGGCTTTTTCGGGGTACGACCTATATTAATCTGGCCTATGCCTATGAGTTTCTCAAATTCGCCCGGAACCCTTTCGCCCGATTCGCCCTGTTGAACCTCTACCGCAACGGGGAGCGCACCGTGGCGATCAGCAAGTTCACCCGCGAGAATCTGATTCGATTCGGCGTACCTGAAGATTTCGTCCGGGTGGTTCTGCCTGGGGCCCGCGTGCCCGAGCCCATTGCGCCCGACGTTGCCGCCGTCGCGTGTCGCCGTCTCGATGTGGAGGGCTATCCCTTCATCCTCGCGGTGGGCCGCTTTATCCCGCGCAAGGGCCAGATCACCATCGTCGAGGCGCTGCCGCTCCTGCATGAGTGGTGCCCCAATGTTCACCTCGTCATGGTCGGGCGCGGCCCCGAGCTGGCCGCCTGCCGACGCAAAGCCGAGGCCCTGGGCATGGAGGGCTTCGTCCACCTGCCCGGCTACGTGCCCGACGACACCCTCCAGGCCCTCTACCAGACCTGCACCTGCTTCGCCCTGCCCACGGGGGAAGACGAGGACGGCCAGGTCGAGGGGTTTGGGCTCGTGTTTACGGAAGCTCACGCCCACGGCAAGCCGGTCGTGGCCGGACGGAGCGGCGGCGTGGTGGATGCTGTGCAGCACGATAAGACTGGCCTGCTGGTGCCGGCGGGAAACGCGGAAAGGCTCGCGGAGGCGCTTCGCCGCATCCTGGAAAATCCCGAACTCGCGGAGTCGCTCGGAAGCGCCGGGAAGAAACGGGTCGAAGAGCAACTCAACTGGGATGTGTTTGCCAAAAAGTTGATCGAGGGCCCGTAGGGGCCTGTGATATCAATGAGCTATGCGATTTATGTTGCTATAGGGACCTAAAATGGATTCCGTCCATCATGCACACGATATTTGGGGGCGGCATTTTTGTGGAAGGGCGTTTTTTGGTTGTCGCATTGGATTTTCTTCGGCCCGAAGGGCCCTAACATACTAGCCCAGGGCAATGCCCTGGGTTTAACGGTGCAAAAGTCACATACGCCCTGAAAGGGCATCACAGCAGGAGAGTTTAAGTGCCTGATGTTCCGCCCTTTCAGGGCTGTAAGTAGATCGATACCACTTCCTCCCAGGGCGTTGCCCTGGGCTAATATGTCATGGCCCTTCGGGCCGGAAGACGATTCGCGAACTTGCAGTATATTTCTTGGTAGCGGTTAATTGCCGCCCGTACGACCCATAAGACCCATTCCCCATGATCCGCCACCGCATCGCCCATATTATCACCCGCCTCTCCCAGGGCGGGGCCCAGGAGAACACCTTCCATACGGTGCGTCTCGCGGATCGATCACGCTTCGAGGTGGATCTCATCAGCGGGCCGACGGACGGCAGCGAAGGGAGCATCGAAGCGGCGGTGGCGGCGGCGGGCATCGCTATTATCCGCGAGCCCCATCTGGTGCGCGCGCCCATGCCGCACCGCGATTGGCTGGCGCTGCGGGGCCTGACGCGAACGCTTCGGGAAGGGCGCTACGATATCGTCCACACCCACATGTCCAAAGCGGGCTTCCTCGGGCGCCTGGCCGCCGAGCGCGCCGGGATCCGCCACGTGGTCCACACGCCCCACGGCAACGT
Encoded here:
- a CDS encoding carbamoyltransferase, whose protein sequence is MNILGIGGYSHDSAAALVRDGRVVAAVAEERLSRVKHQGGVPRLAVEWCLGEAGLTLDDVDHIGCYMRPGLRVGRRLPYRLSTAWRSPFYAAAFSAYELWHNGGYIRGMQSLRGKKAQLHFMEHHPAHAASAFLCSPFEEAALLSIDYVGEWAATWTGIGRGAEITRLRQANYPNSLGVFYSALTDYLGFLRASDEYKVMGLASYGEPVYYETLKKVLRPQDDGWYRIDHSYTAWHYLPGSRCGYFSDKFIREFGPPRKKGEAITEHHQNLAASAQRLLEDIVLRLAENLRRETGLTKLCLAGGVALNCSMNGRLKRESGFEDIWIQPASGDDGIAIGAALQLHHRFNGPQRGYTMTQANLGPDIDNDAIEAHLKLTKTPYTRSTDIAGDAARLLAAGKIVGWYQGRMEFGPRALGSRSILADPTRADMKDLVNTYVKFREEFRPFAPSVLAERAPEYFEGCTDSPFMLFVYPVRPEKQAEVPAITHIDGTARVQTVTEASNPRYYQLIKAFEAVRGVPMVLNTSFNVMGEPIVHTPADALRCFYGTGMDALAMGDFLVVK
- a CDS encoding glycosyltransferase family 4 protein, encoding MRILIPTVDYPPIEGGISTVALELARALHRQGHEVTVVAPLFPNMEAFDASEPYTVVRFGGYDAGWFRLVPFLLKSWRHTRGVDRIIAINISYGGVLGRIARLFRGTTYINLAYAYEFLKFARNPFARFALLNLYRNGERTVAISKFTRENLIRFGVPEDFVRVVLPGARVPEPIAPDVAAVACRRLDVEGYPFILAVGRFIPRKGQITIVEALPLLHEWCPNVHLVMVGRGPELAACRRKAEALGMEGFVHLPGYVPDDTLQALYQTCTCFALPTGEDEDGQVEGFGLVFTEAHAHGKPVVAGRSGGVVDAVQHDKTGLLVPAGNAERLAEALRRILENPELAESLGSAGKKRVEEQLNWDVFAKKLIEGP